From one Candidatus Eisenbacteria bacterium genomic stretch:
- the asnB gene encoding asparagine synthase (glutamine-hydrolyzing), whose protein sequence is MCGICGIVGAESRNPETRDTLEKMTRVMKHRGPDAEGFYLDEFVALGHVRLSIIDVEHGCEPMPNEDETVWIVLNGEIYNYIELRRELVAKGHIFRTRSDTEVVLHSYEEYGEACVDDFNGMFAFAIWDKPRRKLLLARDRVGIKPLYYTRQGGQFLFASEIKGLLENQICKRRADMGSVAEYMVRSYVTGERTFLVDVRKLEPGHLLVYQDGSLKKSKYWDVSFAGEDKGESHYVEKLAWLISDSVRLQLRSDVPLGAYLSGGIDSSTVVCAATKLLSRPLKTFSGAFAEGPRYDERKYIAVVEKACKTDHHEIVPTMDEFFERLPLLIWFLDEPVVGAGVFPQYAVSALAGKHVKVILGGQGGDELFAGYTKYYRPYFTDRIADFARLRFGRSSPATIIPDFLMFLRNRGTTDIPAFLRKLSAPSPHSVLSPKMRRLATELPLPVLPEGLGSLDLMLYVDLKEYLQSLLHVEDRASMAASIESRVPILDHRIVELAASVPYKYKMRHGLTKHLLRRAATGSVPDVILSRRDKKGFPTPIDVWFSRRSRAILNLLDSPGVEERGILDRKGAVEIVSDHVRGKRDNSFLIWKMINVELWYSLFIEGKRVQDIDSFKDS, encoded by the coding sequence ATGTGCGGCATTTGTGGAATAGTGGGTGCGGAGAGTCGCAACCCGGAGACGCGCGATACGCTCGAGAAGATGACTCGCGTGATGAAGCATCGCGGCCCCGACGCCGAGGGTTTTTACTTGGATGAATTCGTGGCCCTCGGCCACGTCCGGCTCAGCATCATTGACGTCGAGCACGGCTGCGAACCCATGCCCAACGAAGACGAGACCGTTTGGATCGTGTTGAACGGAGAAATCTACAACTACATAGAGCTTCGCCGCGAACTCGTCGCAAAGGGACACATATTTCGCACCAGATCCGACACCGAAGTCGTGCTTCACAGCTACGAAGAATACGGCGAAGCATGCGTCGACGACTTCAACGGAATGTTTGCGTTTGCAATATGGGACAAACCCCGGAGAAAACTCCTGCTCGCAAGGGACCGCGTCGGAATAAAGCCCCTCTACTACACCCGGCAAGGGGGACAGTTCCTCTTCGCGTCGGAGATCAAGGGACTCTTGGAAAACCAGATTTGCAAGCGACGCGCCGACATGGGATCGGTCGCCGAATACATGGTGCGTTCGTACGTCACGGGAGAGAGAACCTTTCTGGTCGACGTGAGAAAGCTGGAGCCCGGTCACCTGCTCGTCTATCAGGACGGCTCGCTCAAGAAGTCGAAATACTGGGACGTGAGCTTCGCGGGAGAGGACAAAGGCGAGAGCCATTACGTCGAGAAACTCGCGTGGCTCATTTCTGATTCCGTGAGGCTTCAGTTGCGCAGCGACGTGCCTCTGGGTGCTTACCTCAGCGGCGGGATAGACTCCAGCACGGTTGTCTGCGCTGCGACCAAGCTTCTTTCCCGACCGCTCAAGACTTTCTCGGGCGCGTTTGCCGAGGGACCGCGGTACGACGAGCGGAAATACATTGCGGTCGTCGAGAAGGCGTGCAAGACAGATCATCACGAGATCGTCCCCACCATGGATGAGTTCTTTGAGCGACTCCCTCTATTGATCTGGTTTCTGGACGAGCCGGTCGTGGGCGCAGGCGTCTTTCCTCAATACGCGGTCTCCGCTCTGGCGGGGAAGCACGTGAAAGTGATCCTCGGTGGTCAGGGCGGCGACGAGCTCTTCGCGGGATACACGAAGTACTACAGACCTTACTTCACGGACAGGATTGCGGACTTTGCAAGGCTGCGCTTCGGCCGGTCGTCTCCCGCTACGATCATTCCTGATTTCTTGATGTTTCTGAGAAACCGTGGCACCACCGACATACCCGCCTTCTTGCGAAAGCTCTCCGCGCCTTCTCCCCATTCGGTGCTCTCACCAAAGATGAGGCGGCTCGCGACGGAGCTGCCTCTTCCCGTTCTGCCGGAAGGGCTGGGGAGTCTCGATCTGATGCTCTACGTCGACCTGAAGGAATATCTTCAGAGTCTTCTGCACGTTGAGGACAGGGCCAGCATGGCGGCCTCCATAGAGTCGAGGGTTCCCATCTTGGATCACAGAATCGTGGAATTGGCGGCGTCAGTGCCGTACAAGTACAAGATGCGACATGGACTCACAAAACACCTGTTGAGGCGAGCCGCGACTGGCAGCGTGCCCGACGTCATCCTTTCCAGGCGTGACAAGAAGGGGTTTCCGACTCCAATTGATGTGTGGTTCTCGCGTCGAAGCCGTGCTATCTTGAATCTTCTCGATTCACCCGGAGTGGAAGAGAGGGGCATTCTGGACAGAAAAGGGGCGGTCGAGATAGTGTCAGACCACGTGCGGGGCAAGCGTGACAACAGTTTTCTCATCTGGAAAATGATAAACGTTGAGTTGTGGTACTCGCTTTTCATTGAGGGGAAGAGAGTTCAAGACATCGACAGTTTCAAGGATTCCTGA
- a CDS encoding glycosyltransferase, with the protein MRILFLASRLPFPPDRGDRLRAFHVMRSLSEAGHEIHLASFISSESERRSADSLRSFCKTLLLVEMSPLASWFSCAAALLGKTPLQVAYYKSGRMAGAVGALLEREKFDLIYVHLFRMAQYVRDERPEYALVDLTDVISREIERSLTFRRDLNRLIYAVELQRVRRFEASVASSFKECWVVSEREAEALRELCPPANVRVVPNGVDLEKFRPCEIKPGNIVSFVGHLGVPHNVDAVLHFYDVIFPLVLKEWPECKFQVVGPSAHRSLLPLKGDSRVVMTGFVEDLNASLSSSSVFVAPLRYCAGLQNKVLEAMAAGVPVVATPCVNEGLGAEPGEEILLASDPNAFAEKVVSVLRDASLRNRIAANARKFVERRFSWQHATNRMAAIEAQIGER; encoded by the coding sequence ATGAGAATCCTCTTCCTGGCCTCCCGCTTGCCATTCCCTCCGGACAGAGGGGACAGGCTGAGAGCCTTCCACGTGATGAGGAGTCTGTCCGAGGCGGGTCACGAGATCCACCTCGCGTCCTTCATTTCGAGTGAAAGTGAAAGGAGGAGCGCCGATTCGCTCAGGTCCTTCTGCAAGACGCTCCTTCTGGTCGAGATGTCTCCGCTTGCTTCCTGGTTTTCGTGCGCGGCGGCGCTGCTTGGCAAGACCCCGCTACAGGTCGCGTACTACAAGTCCGGGAGAATGGCTGGGGCAGTCGGCGCGCTTCTGGAAAGGGAGAAGTTCGACCTCATATACGTCCATCTTTTCCGGATGGCGCAGTACGTCCGTGACGAAAGGCCCGAGTACGCGCTTGTGGATCTCACGGACGTGATTTCTCGAGAAATCGAGAGGTCACTGACCTTCAGACGCGACCTCAACAGACTCATCTATGCTGTTGAACTTCAACGCGTAAGACGCTTCGAAGCCTCCGTCGCCTCGTCCTTCAAGGAGTGCTGGGTGGTGTCTGAAAGAGAGGCCGAGGCCCTCCGGGAACTGTGTCCCCCGGCGAACGTTCGAGTCGTGCCCAACGGCGTCGATCTTGAAAAGTTCAGGCCCTGTGAGATCAAGCCCGGCAACATTGTGAGTTTCGTCGGCCACCTGGGTGTCCCCCACAACGTCGACGCGGTGTTGCATTTCTACGATGTGATATTTCCTCTCGTCCTGAAAGAGTGGCCGGAGTGCAAGTTCCAGGTCGTGGGTCCGTCTGCACACCGTTCGCTTCTTCCCCTGAAGGGAGACAGTCGGGTCGTAATGACTGGTTTTGTGGAAGACCTGAATGCTTCCCTGAGCAGTTCCAGCGTGTTCGTCGCGCCCCTCAGGTATTGCGCCGGTTTGCAAAACAAGGTGCTCGAAGCCATGGCAGCCGGGGTACCCGTTGTGGCGACACCTTGCGTGAATGAGGGACTGGGCGCCGAGCCGGGCGAAGAAATACTCCTGGCGTCCGATCCGAACGCTTTTGCGGAGAAGGTCGTCTCCGTGCTCAGAGATGCTTCTCTTCGGAATCGTATTGCCGCGAACGCGCGCAAGTTTGTGGAACGACGATTCTCCTGGCAACATGCTACGAACAGAATGGCTGCCATAGAGGCACAGATAGGAGAGCGGTAG
- a CDS encoding DUF362 domain-containing protein, whose translation MRSKVAVFSTRSGSVLDCTRAILEELEWTKHIAEGASVVVKPNLSWPGKDRASYANTSPDVLDALIKILLERTDRITVGESDGTRFSVDECFEASGYSDVVARNRVRWVNFSRAATEPAGIAMLEGFELPVDLVHCDALITLPKLKTHALTYFTGALKNQWGCIPRYDRILLHKKLDDLIVELNCLLKPALCIMDGIWAMEGRGPVNGRKVRLDLLLGSRDPVALDATAMRLVGLEPRRARHVVMAAERGLGTLSKEDIVLTGDPGGQFKIEPARLERTVRLMNHMTRYPFFTKHILLNNTIFQLGKGVVALLRRIGLS comes from the coding sequence ATGAGAAGTAAGGTTGCGGTTTTCTCTACACGCTCCGGCTCGGTTCTTGATTGCACGAGGGCAATCCTTGAAGAACTCGAGTGGACGAAGCATATAGCCGAAGGAGCATCCGTAGTCGTGAAGCCCAACCTTTCCTGGCCGGGAAAGGACAGGGCCTCGTACGCCAACACGTCTCCGGACGTCCTGGACGCACTCATAAAGATCCTGCTGGAACGAACGGACAGGATAACGGTCGGCGAATCCGACGGAACACGCTTCTCGGTGGACGAGTGTTTTGAAGCCTCGGGCTATTCAGACGTGGTGGCCAGGAATCGCGTGCGATGGGTCAATTTCTCCAGGGCAGCGACGGAACCTGCGGGAATAGCCATGCTCGAGGGTTTCGAGCTTCCCGTCGATCTGGTACATTGCGACGCCCTCATCACCTTGCCAAAACTCAAGACTCACGCGCTCACCTACTTTACCGGCGCGCTCAAGAATCAATGGGGTTGCATACCGAGGTACGACAGGATACTTCTCCACAAGAAACTTGACGATCTCATCGTCGAATTGAACTGCTTGCTGAAACCTGCGTTGTGTATCATGGACGGTATCTGGGCGATGGAAGGGAGGGGACCGGTAAACGGGCGCAAAGTGAGGCTCGATCTCTTGCTGGGCAGCCGCGATCCCGTCGCGCTCGACGCTACTGCCATGCGGCTCGTGGGTCTCGAGCCTCGGAGGGCGAGGCACGTCGTCATGGCGGCAGAGAGGGGGCTCGGTACGCTTTCGAAAGAAGACATTGTCTTGACCGGCGACCCCGGTGGGCAATTCAAGATAGAACCCGCGAGACTCGAACGCACCGTGAGACTGATGAACCACATGACGAGATACCCATTCTTCACCAAACACATTCTGCTCAACAACACAATTTTCCAACTAGGAAAAGGGGTTGTGGCTCTTCTAAGGAGAATCGGGCTTTCATGA